One window of Ziziphus jujuba cultivar Dongzao chromosome 5, ASM3175591v1 genomic DNA carries:
- the LOC107420890 gene encoding patatin-like protein 2: MASEGTNVQLQPPTYGNLITILSIDGGGIRGLIPGTILAFLESELQKLDGENARLADYFDVISGTSTGGLVTAMLTAPNEKNRPLFAAKDIKDFYLNHGPKIFPQNRCPLFPHMTKIIKALGGPKYDGKYLHQIVKEKLGNTKLHETLTNTVIPAFDIKRLQPTIFSTYELKKNPSMDALLSDICISTSAAPTYFPAHYFETEDVHGSVRQFNLIDGGVTANNPTLVAMSEVTKEIIKGSQDFFPFSPLDYTRFLVISLGTGSSKDEMKYKAPEAAKWGILSWLTHGGSTPIIDVFSQGSADMVDLHLSVVFQALNSEKNYLRITDDTLSGDVSSVDVATNKNLEQLVKVGEGLLKKPVSRVNLETGRFEAANHETNEEALRRFAKILSDEKRLRDMKSPHGKKL; encoded by the exons ATGGCCTCTGAAGGAACCAATGTTCAGTTACAGCCTCCAACCTATGGAAATTTAATCACCATTCTCAGCATTGATGGGGGTGGCATAAGAGGGCTTATTCCTGGCACTATCCTCGCCTTCTTAGAGTCTGAGCTTCAG AAACTGGACGGTGAGAACGCAAGACTCGCTGACTATTTTGACGTGATTTCTGGAACAAGCACCGGTGGTCTTGTCACTGCCATGCTAACTGCTCCAAACGAAAAGAATCGCCCTTTGTTCGCTGCCAAGGATATTAAGGACTTTTACCTTAATCATGGCCCTAAAATTTTTCCCCAAAATAg GTGTCCATTATTCCCTCACATGACCAAGATCATAAAAGCTTTAGGTGGACCTAAATACGATGGCAAATATCTGCATCAAATTGTCAAGGAAAAACTAGGCAATACAAAACTACACGAGACTCTGACTAACACTGTCATTCCTGCATTTGACATCAAGCGTCTGCAACCAACAATATTTTCCACCTATGAG ttaaaaaaaaatccttcaatGGATGCCCTACTTTCAGACATATGCATTTCAACCTCCGCAGCACCAACTTATTTTCCAGCTCATTACTTCGAAACTGAGGATGTTCATGGGAGCGTCAGACAATTTAATCTTATAGATGGAGGTGTTACTGCAAACAAtccg aCTCTAGTTGCTATGAGTGAAGTGACAAAGGAGATAATCAAAGGGAGTCAAGATTTCTTTCCCTTTTCACCATTGGACTACACACGATTTCTAGTTATATCGTTAGGAACTGGTTCATcaaaagatgaaatgaaatataAAGCACCTGAAGCTGCTAAGTGGGGGATTTTGAGTTGGTTAACACACGGCGGTTCCACACCTATTATTGATGTGTTTTCCCAAGGAAGTGCCGACATGGTCGATCTTCATCTTTCTGTGGTTTTCCAAGCCCTAAACTCTGAAAAGAATTATCTCCGAATTACG GACGATACATTGAGTGGAGATGTATCCTCAGTGGATGTAGCGACAAATAAGAATTTGGAACAACTTGTGAAAGTTGGTGAAGGGCTATTGAAGAAACCAGTTTCAAGGGTTAATTTGGAAACTGGACGCTTCGAGGCTGCTAATCACGAGACTAATGAAGAGGCTCTTAGAAG ATTTGCGAAAATCCTCTCAGATGAGAAGCGGCTTCGTGATATGAAATCACcccatggaaaaaaattataa
- the LOC107420901 gene encoding patatin-like protein 2 has product MNRARSFLQSPTYGNLITILSIDGGGVRGIIPGTILAFLESELQKLDGEEARIADYFDVIAGTSTGGLVTAMLTAPDENNRPLFAAKDINSFYLQHCPKIFPQDRSCLSGILPFASAAQTIKALTGPKYDGKYLRKVLEEKLGDLRLNQTLTKVVIPTFDIKLLHPTIFSSYEVRRNPSLDALLSDICIGTSAAPTYLPAHQFETTTPDGRVRQFHLIDGGVVANNPALVAMNEVSKEIHRGNPDFFPIKPTEYGRFLVVSLGCGSPKSEQKYSAHEAAKWGFLGWLHAHNSNPLVDIFTQASSDLVDFHLSTVFQALHSHKYYLRIQDDTLDGTTLPSVDISTTENLNNLVEVGHKLLKKPVSMVNLETGIYEPCHEDTNEEALVRFANILCKERRAREARSPYGKSKSATPKLDTIDSV; this is encoded by the exons ATGAATAGAGCAAGATCTTTCTTACAGTCTCCAACATATGGAAACCTCATCACTATTCTTAGCATTGATGGTGGTGGAGTCAGAGGAATTATTCCAGGAACTATTCTTGCGTTCTTGGAATCTGAGCTCCAG AAACTGGATGGCGAGGAAGCAAGAATTGCAGATTACTTCGATGTGATAGCCGGGACCAGCACAGGTGGACTTGTAACAGCCATGCTTACTGCCCCTGACGAAAATAATCGCCCGCTGTTTGCTGCCAAAGATATCAACAGCTTCTATCTTCAACACTGTCCTAAAATATTCCCTCAAGATAG aagttGTTTGAGCGGCATCCTTCCGTTTGCTAGCGCAGCCCAAACGATTAAAGCCCTAACAGGTCCCAAATATGATGGAAAGTATTTACGTAAAGTACTCGAGGAAAAATTAGGAGATCTACGACTTAACCAGACATTGACCAAAGTTGTGATCCCAACTTTTGACATCAAACTACTCCACCCAACTATCTTCTCCAGCTATgag gTGAGAAGGAACCCCAGCCTAGACGCTTTGCTCTCAGATATATGCATAGGAACTTCAGCAGCGCCAACATATCTTCCAGCTCACCAGTTTGAAACCACCACTCCCGATGGCCGTGTCAGACAATTCCATCTCATTGATGGAGGTGTTGTTGCCAATAACCCG GCTTTGGTTGCTATGAACGAAGTGTCGAAGGAAATCCACAGGGGGAATCCTGACTTCTTTCCAATAAAGCCAACGGAATACGGTCGGTTTCTGGTAGTGTCGTTGGGATGTGGATCACCAAAATCAGAGCAGAAGTACAGTGCTCATGAAGCTGCAAAGTGGGGTTTTTTGGGATGGTTGCACGCCCACAATTCCAATCCCTTGGTGGATATATTTACTCAAGCTAGTAGTGACCTCGTTGATTTCCACCTTTCTACCGTCTTTCAAGCTCTCCACTCCCATAAATATTACCTTCGAATTCag gATGATACACTCGATGGAACAACACTCCCTTCGGTGGATATTTCTACTACTGAAAATTTGAACAATCTCGTAGAAGTTGGACATAAATTGTTGAAGAAACCAGTGTCAATGGTGAACTTAGAGACTGGTATTTATGAGCCTTGTCACGAAGATACAAATGAAGAGGCTCTCGTAAG attTGCTAACATACTTTGCAAAGAGAGAAGGGCTCGCGAAGCTAGATCACCATATGGAAAATCAAAATCTGCAACTCCCAAACTGGACACCATTGATTCCGTTTAA
- the LOC107420933 gene encoding uncharacterized protein LOC107420933 isoform X2, protein MLRLCLRTRRCCYFRSPQHYQFLKIPRLLSSSSASSSSNPIEPPDDLKNSLRVPQPPVLHQQRHLTRLFSLSNVSLSRNSILALSATTVLSASLAFYAFHSTEDHNHHHHPHRQSDFRTRIEQVIETSGLKNVFHHVKQTGVTASILWQSLRSVLSSANHEVRSGFELRVAALLADIAAANESRRAAIVGAGGGAVVDWLLESVAFPRDCSGTQAESARALAYLIADPNVSASVFGRPRAIPNLLRFIFSCHPQRSKKQSRRSALDVCDSLKGRSMLVAAIMDIVTSNCDSIDKISFKPTLPGNAEMRDIAAAIQVIEEGGMHLDESHQDEDDEEDGGTGMKGIGMKVLGDTAVLGLSRTSASGLMKLGDSDSSHVKPEVFTPKNVVRQNRHDSSLTQSDLSSSVVPGLWDDLHCEHVAVPFAAWALANWAMSSDVNRSHIQELDHDGNAVMTALTAPERSVKWHGSLVARLLLEDRKLPLNDCVSDWASSLLSTVSQASKNDDVPLVQVALSAFLVSVERNPGAQKIVMEKGLYLMRETAKRMRRHKDVQEALAKALELICNGELHLSLLESQKWSGVLLSWVFGKPSSDTVRSSAIKILSRILEDHGPSTIPISQGWLAILLSEVLSSDKASSVKGNSQPKPDKTQIDQSNILSATQTVNLLSNAVVNLTVNQLGTSIGSEDIFPLAGLLSLEPFTGPLKNLKKDSVPKIDAADSATATLKGIKALAEVCVVDSSCQQKIVDFGVLCLLRRLLLCDDYEKLAAIEAYDASRILEAQDRNTNGPSKSSVSVTNDAPSVRVPPTARIRRHAARLLTILSLLPKVQRVILGDEIWRNWLEDCAKGNIPGCSDLKTQSYARATLLNIFCDHQHDVDSVNGDSPDSGIANRKRTCPHYDDRIFLINPELGHWKCPGKVDQDTFQKEVLSSAEAVSTYNEPDTSDDGSGGREMPIFDVVFVHGLRGGPFKTWRISEDKSSTKSGLVEKIDQEAGKQGTFWPGEWLSADFPQARMFTLKYKTNLTQWSGASLPLQEVSSMLLEKLVSAGIGDRPVVFVTHSMGGLVVKQMLHKAKSENLDNLVENTIGVVFYSCPHFGSKLADMPWKMGMVFRPAPSIGELRSGSPRLLELNDFIRQLHKKRSIEVLSFCETKVTPIVEGYGGWAFRMEIVPIESAYPGFGELVVLDSTDHINSCKPLSRADPSYTETLEFLQKLKARYHT, encoded by the exons ATGCTACGTCTCTGTTTAAGAACGCGTCGCTGCTGCTATTTTCGTTCGCCTCAGCATtatcaatttcttaaaattccTCGACTTTTGTCTTcctcttctgcttcttcttcgtCAAACCCAATCGAACCCCCTGACGATCTCAAAAATTCCCTACGGGTCCCACAGCCACCGGTTCTTCACCAGCAACGCCACCTGACACGTCTCTTTTCACTCTCCAATGTCTCTCTATCTCGCAATTCCATTCTTGCTCTCTCCGCAACCACCGTCCTTTCCGCTTCCCTCGCCTTCTACGCCTTCCATTCGACGGAGGACCACAATCATCACCACCACCCCCACCGCCAATCCGATTTCAGGACTCGCATTGAACAGGTAATTGAAACATCGGGTTTGAAGAACGTATTCCACCATGTGAAGCAGACCGGTGTGACCGCCTCCATCCTCTGGCAGTCGCTGAGGTCGGTCTTATCTTCGGCCAACCACGAGGTTCGCTCTGGCTTCGAGCTTAGGGTTGCAGCGCTGCTCGCCGACATTGCCGCCGCTAATGAGAGTCGTAGGGCTGCAATCGTTGGGGCTGGTGGCGGGGCGGTCGTTGATTGGTTGCTGGAGTCGGTGGCTTTTCCTCGTGATTGCTCCGGCACTCAGGCTGAGTCGGCCAGGGCGCTTGCCTACTTGATTGCCGATCCTAATGTCTCCGCCTCTGTGTTCGGAAGGCCTCGCGCCATTCCCAATCTTCTGAGGTTTATCTTTTCCTGTCACCCTCAGCGATCTAAGAAG CAATCAAGACGTAGTGCACTGGATGTATGTGATTCTTTGAAAGGTAGAAGCATGCTTGTGGCTGCAATCATGGATATCGTCACTTCAAACTGCGATAGTATAGATAAGATATCTTTTAAGCCAACTCTTCCAGGAAATGCTGAAATGAGGGACATTGCGGCTGCCATTCAAGTTATTGAAGAAGGCGGCATGCATTTGGATGAATCACATCAAGAtgaggatgatgaagaagatggtGGTACAGGAATGAAGGGGATTGGTATGAAAGTTCTTGGGGATACGGCAGTTTTAGGCCTTTCAAGAACGAGTGCCAGTGGGCTTATGAAGTTGGGGGATTCTGATTCCAGTCATGTGAAACCTGAGGTGTTTACTCCTAAGAATGTTGTCCGACAAAATAGGCATGATAGTTCCCTAACACAAAGCGATTTATCTTCTTCTGTTGTTCCTGGTCTCTGGGACGATTTGCATTGTGAACATGTTGCCGTTCCTTTTGCTGCATGGGCATTAGCGAATTGGGCAATGTCATCCGATGTCAATAGATCTCATATACAAGAACTTGATCATGATGGGAATGCTGTTATGACTGCTTTAACAGCACCTGAAAGATCTGTAAAATGGCATGGAAGTTTAGTGGCTCGGTTACTATTAGAGGATCGTAAGCTACCATTGAATGATTGTGTTTCTGATTGGGCTTCCAGTCTTCTTTCTACTGTTTCTCAGGCTAGTAAAAATGATGATGTTCCTTTAGTTCAGGTGGCTTTATCAGCATTCTTGGTTTCTGTTGAGAGAAACCCAGGAGCACAGAAGATAGTGATGGAGAAGGGTCTTTATCTGATGAGAGAAACTGCTAAGCGCATGAGAAGGCATAAGGATGTGCAAGAAGCATTAGCAAAGGCACTGGAATTGATATGTAATGGGGAGTTGCATTTGTCTCTGCTAGAGAGTCAAAAGTGGTCTGGTGTATTGTTATCTTGGGTTTTTGGAAAACCTTCCTCTGATACTGTACGTTCATCAGCTATAAAAATTCTTTCACGCATTCTTGAAGACCATGGACCATCTACCATaccaatatctcaaggatggtTAGCTATTTTGCTTTCTGAAGTCCTCAGTTCTGACAAGGCATCATCAGTTAAAGGGAACAGTCAGCCAAAACCTGACAAG ACTCAAATTGACCAGTCAAACATTCTTTCCGCTACACAGACTGTTAATCTATTATCAAATGCGGTTGTTAATCTAACAGTAAATCAGCTGGGGACGAGCATAGGGTCCGAAGATATATTTCCACTTGCTGGTCTTCTTTCTCTGGAACCTTTCACTGGGCCATTAAAGAATTTAAAGAAAGATAGTGTGCCTAAGATTGATGCAGCAGATTCTGCAACAGCAACCCTGAAGGGGATCAAAGCATTGGCTGAAGTTTGTGTTGTTGATTCTTCTTGTCAGCAGAAAATAGTTGATTTTGGGGTCTTGTGTTTGCTGAGACGCCTTTTACTATGTGATGATTATGAGAAACTTGCTGCGATAGAAGCATATGATGCTTCTAGAATCCTTGAGGCACAGGACCGAAATACAAACGGCCCTAGCAAGTCATCTGTTTCTGTTACTAATGATGCACCTAGTGTCCGAGTTCCACCTACAGCTCGCATTCGTAGGCATGCGGCTAGGCTGCTGACTATCCTTTCACTACTTCCTAAAGTCCAGAGAGTCATTTTAGGAGATGAGATTTGGCGTAACTGGCTTGAGGATTGTGCTAAAGGGAATATTCCAGGTTGCAGTGACCTTAAAACACAAAGTTATGCTAGGGCAACACTTTTAAACATATTTTGCGACCACCAACATGATGTAGATTCTGTAAATGGTGATAGTCCTGATTCTGGAATTGCAAACAGAAAAAGAACTTGTCCTCATTATGATGACAGGATATTCTTAATCAATCCTGAACTAGGCCACTGGAAATGTCCTGGAAAAGTTGATCAAGACACTTTCCAAAAGGAAGTGCTCTCTTCAGCTGAGGCTGTTTCTACTTATAATGAACCAGACACATCTGATGATGGATCAGGAGGAAGAGAGATGCCAATTTTTGATGTTGTTTTTGTCCATGGCCTTCGTGGTGGCCCTTTTAAAACCTGGCGCATATCTGAGGACAAGTCATCAACTAAGTCTGGCTTGGTGGAGAAGATTGATCAGGAAGCAGGAAAGCAAGGAACATTTTGGCCAGGTGAATGGCTTTCAGCTGACTTTCCTCAAGCTCGCATGTTTACACTTAAGTACAAG ACAAATCTTACACAATGGTCTGGAGCTAGCCTGCCTCTCCAG GAAGTGAGCTCCATGTTATTGGAGAAGCTTGTTTCCGCAGGCATTGGTGATCGTCCTGTCGTGTTTGTGACTCACAG CATGGGAGGCCTCGTTGTCAAGCAGATGTTGCATAAAGCAAAGTCAGAGAATTTAGATAACCTTGTCGAAAATACCATTGGAGTT GTGTTCTATAGCTGCCCACATTTTGGAAGCAAACTAGCAGACATGCCTTGGAAAATGGGCATGGTGTTCCGCCCTGCCCCAAGT ATAGGAGAGCTGAGAAGTGGATCTCCAAGACTACTAGAGCTTAATGACTTTATCCGTCAACTTCATAAGAAAAGGTCAATTGAAGTCCTTAGTTTCTGTGAG ACCAAAGTAACTCCAATTGTTGAAGGTTATGGAGGATGGGCCTTCCGAATGGAAATTGTTCCCATTGAATCAGCATATCCTGGATT
- the LOC107420933 gene encoding uncharacterized protein LOC107420933 isoform X1: MLRLCLRTRRCCYFRSPQHYQFLKIPRLLSSSSASSSSNPIEPPDDLKNSLRVPQPPVLHQQRHLTRLFSLSNVSLSRNSILALSATTVLSASLAFYAFHSTEDHNHHHHPHRQSDFRTRIEQVIETSGLKNVFHHVKQTGVTASILWQSLRSVLSSANHEVRSGFELRVAALLADIAAANESRRAAIVGAGGGAVVDWLLESVAFPRDCSGTQAESARALAYLIADPNVSASVFGRPRAIPNLLRFIFSCHPQRSKKQSRRSALDVCDSLKGRSMLVAAIMDIVTSNCDSIDKISFKPTLPGNAEMRDIAAAIQVIEEGGMHLDESHQDEDDEEDGGTGMKGIGMKVLGDTAVLGLSRTSASGLMKLGDSDSSHVKPEVFTPKNVVRQNRHDSSLTQSDLSSSVVPGLWDDLHCEHVAVPFAAWALANWAMSSDVNRSHIQELDHDGNAVMTALTAPERSVKWHGSLVARLLLEDRKLPLNDCVSDWASSLLSTVSQASKNDDVPLVQVALSAFLVSVERNPGAQKIVMEKGLYLMRETAKRMRRHKDVQEALAKALELICNGELHLSLLESQKWSGVLLSWVFGKPSSDTVRSSAIKILSRILEDHGPSTIPISQGWLAILLSEVLSSDKASSVKGNSQPKPDKVKTQIDQSNILSATQTVNLLSNAVVNLTVNQLGTSIGSEDIFPLAGLLSLEPFTGPLKNLKKDSVPKIDAADSATATLKGIKALAEVCVVDSSCQQKIVDFGVLCLLRRLLLCDDYEKLAAIEAYDASRILEAQDRNTNGPSKSSVSVTNDAPSVRVPPTARIRRHAARLLTILSLLPKVQRVILGDEIWRNWLEDCAKGNIPGCSDLKTQSYARATLLNIFCDHQHDVDSVNGDSPDSGIANRKRTCPHYDDRIFLINPELGHWKCPGKVDQDTFQKEVLSSAEAVSTYNEPDTSDDGSGGREMPIFDVVFVHGLRGGPFKTWRISEDKSSTKSGLVEKIDQEAGKQGTFWPGEWLSADFPQARMFTLKYKTNLTQWSGASLPLQEVSSMLLEKLVSAGIGDRPVVFVTHSMGGLVVKQMLHKAKSENLDNLVENTIGVVFYSCPHFGSKLADMPWKMGMVFRPAPSIGELRSGSPRLLELNDFIRQLHKKRSIEVLSFCETKVTPIVEGYGGWAFRMEIVPIESAYPGFGELVVLDSTDHINSCKPLSRADPSYTETLEFLQKLKARYHT, encoded by the exons ATGCTACGTCTCTGTTTAAGAACGCGTCGCTGCTGCTATTTTCGTTCGCCTCAGCATtatcaatttcttaaaattccTCGACTTTTGTCTTcctcttctgcttcttcttcgtCAAACCCAATCGAACCCCCTGACGATCTCAAAAATTCCCTACGGGTCCCACAGCCACCGGTTCTTCACCAGCAACGCCACCTGACACGTCTCTTTTCACTCTCCAATGTCTCTCTATCTCGCAATTCCATTCTTGCTCTCTCCGCAACCACCGTCCTTTCCGCTTCCCTCGCCTTCTACGCCTTCCATTCGACGGAGGACCACAATCATCACCACCACCCCCACCGCCAATCCGATTTCAGGACTCGCATTGAACAGGTAATTGAAACATCGGGTTTGAAGAACGTATTCCACCATGTGAAGCAGACCGGTGTGACCGCCTCCATCCTCTGGCAGTCGCTGAGGTCGGTCTTATCTTCGGCCAACCACGAGGTTCGCTCTGGCTTCGAGCTTAGGGTTGCAGCGCTGCTCGCCGACATTGCCGCCGCTAATGAGAGTCGTAGGGCTGCAATCGTTGGGGCTGGTGGCGGGGCGGTCGTTGATTGGTTGCTGGAGTCGGTGGCTTTTCCTCGTGATTGCTCCGGCACTCAGGCTGAGTCGGCCAGGGCGCTTGCCTACTTGATTGCCGATCCTAATGTCTCCGCCTCTGTGTTCGGAAGGCCTCGCGCCATTCCCAATCTTCTGAGGTTTATCTTTTCCTGTCACCCTCAGCGATCTAAGAAG CAATCAAGACGTAGTGCACTGGATGTATGTGATTCTTTGAAAGGTAGAAGCATGCTTGTGGCTGCAATCATGGATATCGTCACTTCAAACTGCGATAGTATAGATAAGATATCTTTTAAGCCAACTCTTCCAGGAAATGCTGAAATGAGGGACATTGCGGCTGCCATTCAAGTTATTGAAGAAGGCGGCATGCATTTGGATGAATCACATCAAGAtgaggatgatgaagaagatggtGGTACAGGAATGAAGGGGATTGGTATGAAAGTTCTTGGGGATACGGCAGTTTTAGGCCTTTCAAGAACGAGTGCCAGTGGGCTTATGAAGTTGGGGGATTCTGATTCCAGTCATGTGAAACCTGAGGTGTTTACTCCTAAGAATGTTGTCCGACAAAATAGGCATGATAGTTCCCTAACACAAAGCGATTTATCTTCTTCTGTTGTTCCTGGTCTCTGGGACGATTTGCATTGTGAACATGTTGCCGTTCCTTTTGCTGCATGGGCATTAGCGAATTGGGCAATGTCATCCGATGTCAATAGATCTCATATACAAGAACTTGATCATGATGGGAATGCTGTTATGACTGCTTTAACAGCACCTGAAAGATCTGTAAAATGGCATGGAAGTTTAGTGGCTCGGTTACTATTAGAGGATCGTAAGCTACCATTGAATGATTGTGTTTCTGATTGGGCTTCCAGTCTTCTTTCTACTGTTTCTCAGGCTAGTAAAAATGATGATGTTCCTTTAGTTCAGGTGGCTTTATCAGCATTCTTGGTTTCTGTTGAGAGAAACCCAGGAGCACAGAAGATAGTGATGGAGAAGGGTCTTTATCTGATGAGAGAAACTGCTAAGCGCATGAGAAGGCATAAGGATGTGCAAGAAGCATTAGCAAAGGCACTGGAATTGATATGTAATGGGGAGTTGCATTTGTCTCTGCTAGAGAGTCAAAAGTGGTCTGGTGTATTGTTATCTTGGGTTTTTGGAAAACCTTCCTCTGATACTGTACGTTCATCAGCTATAAAAATTCTTTCACGCATTCTTGAAGACCATGGACCATCTACCATaccaatatctcaaggatggtTAGCTATTTTGCTTTCTGAAGTCCTCAGTTCTGACAAGGCATCATCAGTTAAAGGGAACAGTCAGCCAAAACCTGACAAGGTGAAG ACTCAAATTGACCAGTCAAACATTCTTTCCGCTACACAGACTGTTAATCTATTATCAAATGCGGTTGTTAATCTAACAGTAAATCAGCTGGGGACGAGCATAGGGTCCGAAGATATATTTCCACTTGCTGGTCTTCTTTCTCTGGAACCTTTCACTGGGCCATTAAAGAATTTAAAGAAAGATAGTGTGCCTAAGATTGATGCAGCAGATTCTGCAACAGCAACCCTGAAGGGGATCAAAGCATTGGCTGAAGTTTGTGTTGTTGATTCTTCTTGTCAGCAGAAAATAGTTGATTTTGGGGTCTTGTGTTTGCTGAGACGCCTTTTACTATGTGATGATTATGAGAAACTTGCTGCGATAGAAGCATATGATGCTTCTAGAATCCTTGAGGCACAGGACCGAAATACAAACGGCCCTAGCAAGTCATCTGTTTCTGTTACTAATGATGCACCTAGTGTCCGAGTTCCACCTACAGCTCGCATTCGTAGGCATGCGGCTAGGCTGCTGACTATCCTTTCACTACTTCCTAAAGTCCAGAGAGTCATTTTAGGAGATGAGATTTGGCGTAACTGGCTTGAGGATTGTGCTAAAGGGAATATTCCAGGTTGCAGTGACCTTAAAACACAAAGTTATGCTAGGGCAACACTTTTAAACATATTTTGCGACCACCAACATGATGTAGATTCTGTAAATGGTGATAGTCCTGATTCTGGAATTGCAAACAGAAAAAGAACTTGTCCTCATTATGATGACAGGATATTCTTAATCAATCCTGAACTAGGCCACTGGAAATGTCCTGGAAAAGTTGATCAAGACACTTTCCAAAAGGAAGTGCTCTCTTCAGCTGAGGCTGTTTCTACTTATAATGAACCAGACACATCTGATGATGGATCAGGAGGAAGAGAGATGCCAATTTTTGATGTTGTTTTTGTCCATGGCCTTCGTGGTGGCCCTTTTAAAACCTGGCGCATATCTGAGGACAAGTCATCAACTAAGTCTGGCTTGGTGGAGAAGATTGATCAGGAAGCAGGAAAGCAAGGAACATTTTGGCCAGGTGAATGGCTTTCAGCTGACTTTCCTCAAGCTCGCATGTTTACACTTAAGTACAAG ACAAATCTTACACAATGGTCTGGAGCTAGCCTGCCTCTCCAG GAAGTGAGCTCCATGTTATTGGAGAAGCTTGTTTCCGCAGGCATTGGTGATCGTCCTGTCGTGTTTGTGACTCACAG CATGGGAGGCCTCGTTGTCAAGCAGATGTTGCATAAAGCAAAGTCAGAGAATTTAGATAACCTTGTCGAAAATACCATTGGAGTT GTGTTCTATAGCTGCCCACATTTTGGAAGCAAACTAGCAGACATGCCTTGGAAAATGGGCATGGTGTTCCGCCCTGCCCCAAGT ATAGGAGAGCTGAGAAGTGGATCTCCAAGACTACTAGAGCTTAATGACTTTATCCGTCAACTTCATAAGAAAAGGTCAATTGAAGTCCTTAGTTTCTGTGAG ACCAAAGTAACTCCAATTGTTGAAGGTTATGGAGGATGGGCCTTCCGAATGGAAATTGTTCCCATTGAATCAGCATATCCTGGATT